In a genomic window of Scyliorhinus torazame isolate Kashiwa2021f chromosome 5, sScyTor2.1, whole genome shotgun sequence:
- the LOC140421413 gene encoding uncharacterized protein isoform X2: protein MGKPWKCGDCGKGFKSPSGLEIHQRSHTREKTFNCSDCGKSYKNAGNLIIHQRIHTREKLFICSTCGMEFTSASNLTSHQRVHTGEKPYDCSQCGKSFRSSSNLTEHLRVHTGERPFHCSECGQRFTCSSHLTDHKRVHTGERPFICSVCGKGFIKSAHLLRHQRIHTEERPFTCTDCGKNFTNPYNLRDHQLIHTGEKPFTCTECRKGFALKSQLRRHKLVHTDERPFQCSDCEKSFKSGSDLTKHQRLHSGEKPFTCPVCGRGFTRPSNRLAHQRVHM from the coding sequence atggggaaaccgtggaaatgtggtgactgtgggaagggattcaaatccCCATCAGGGCTGGAAATTCATCAACGTAGTCACACCAGGGAGAAGACTTTCAACTGCTCTGACTGTGGTAAAAGCTATAAGAATGCTGGGAATCTAATTattcatcaacgtattcacacaagAGAGAAGCTGTTTATCTGCTCCACCTGTGGAATGGAATTCACTTCAGCATCCAACCTAAcgtcgcaccagcgagttcacactggagagaaaccgtacgattgctctcagtgtgggaagagcttccggtcttcatccaacctcactgagcatctacgggttcacactggggaaagaccattccACTGCTCTGAGTGTGGGCAGAGATTCACTTGTTCTTCCCACCTCACTGATCACAAGCGtgtccacactggtgagaggccgttcatctgctccgtgtgtgggaagggatttattaaaTCGGCACACCTTCTCAGACACCAGCGTATTCACACtgaagagagaccgttcacctgcactgATTGTGGGAAGAATTTCACTAATCCATATAATCTCCGGGATCACCagctaattcacactggggagaaacctttTACCTGCACTGAGTGTAGGAAGGGATTTGCTTTGAAATCTCAGCTTCGGAGACataaacttgttcacactgatgagagaccattccaatgttctgactgtgagaagagctttaaaagcggaAGTGATTTGACAAAACACCAGCGACTCCATTCCGGGGAAAAGCCGTTCACCTGCCCCGTGTGTGGCAGGGGATTCACTCGGCCATCCAATCGTCTGGCACACCAGAGGGTTCAcatgtga